In Labeo rohita strain BAU-BD-2019 chromosome 4, IGBB_LRoh.1.0, whole genome shotgun sequence, the DNA window AGAATCCATAGACATGTAATACTTTGATAATAAACTTTAATTTCAAGTTACATTGGATGGTTCTGAACCATAGAAAACAAGCACATTTCTGTATAAACATATGCATATCAACCAAGTTCGACAAGAACCGAATAACAATTGGGTGTTTGTGGTTTGACTACTGCCAGCTGAGCTTAATATGCAATATTCACTGAAGCAAAACAGATTTACAATTAATAGACAGTTAAACTGATGAACATTCAGCTtcatatttgaatgcatttaagtCGGCTTTCGGGAGTCCAGATTCACAAATCATCGGCGCACTCAGTTCGTAGGGACTTCCCATGGGATACCACAGCTAATCAGGAACAGCTAAACAGgtatacaacaacaacaacaaaaaaaaacacaactcaGTGGATAATTTAATAGAGAGAGGAACAAAAGGACATTACATTTAGGGATAAATGTTCTGAGTTGTCCGCGTGAACGTCGACGAGTGCATTTGTGACATCCGGGAAGCTCCCCGCCACCACCAGCTCCCACCCAGTCAGAATCAGTGCATGAGAAGAGggatatttcaaaaatatcagAAGCATTAACAGCCACCAGTTAGTGAAGTCATACACAGTTGCTGTATCCTCACAGTCAATAATAAACATGTCAAACCCACACCTGAGATACACTCGGTCAGGTTTGCTATATCTttccaattttatatataacttaGTGTCCtttcttgcaattttttaaattacttttgtttttgctctttaTACTTATTCTAGTACATTAACCAGACATGGACAGACTTACAGAATGGATTtctagaaaatatttttttagcacaagagctattttttatgtcttttgacGTGTGTTTTATATTCATTTGTTGAATCTGAAATGAATTCATTGTTTTAATGGCCTGCTGAAAGGCACTGCCACAACACAGGGGAAAAAAGACGCTACTGCCCATCAGTCACACAAGACAGTCCTGTCTAGTTTCTAATAGGGATAGAAATAGAGTAAATAGGGTTAGTCTAGGAGGGAGTTAGCGAAGGACGGAAGGAGGCCTGCTATAGGTACAGCTCGTAGTAATCGTCCAGCTCTTCGTGGAACAAGTCCCACTCATCTTCGGAGTCGGTCACGTCGTCATCGGTCCCGGCAGCCAGAAGCATGAGGAGCATCTCGCTGAGCTCGAACGTCACCATCTCGTCTTCGTTGTCGAAGGAGTCGCTGTTCTCCCGCTCGTCGAAAAGATCCCAGAGTGGCGTCCGTCTGGAGTTCTGCAACACAGATTCCGTTAATGGCTCTGTGATCGAATTCGTGGCACATCATAAATACGATATGCTTTCACGCAATGAAATTTGCAGTTTGGCAACGCCGTTAGGCGTCAGTAGAAGCTTTACCCGGTTTCTTCCGTTGGAGCCGGTTTGTCTCCTCTGGGGTTGAGGCTCTTCCAGACGCCCGTCGGGAAAGGCATGCTTGTAAAAGCAGTTGGCCCCAAACGGACAGGTCCCACGGCCTTCATCAAAATATCGGCATGGTTTACTCCTGGGTATAAAGGTGGACATAACTGATTAGCTcaggaaattaacaaaaattacagctCTGTTATTTACTTCTTAAAAGTAACCACgtgtattaagacttgtatggcttaatttAACATACATTATGTCTGttgtagaaaacccatgaaggatttacattatttgaaaaaagaatGGGAGGATGcttgtggacgaataaaactttctaaagacctgcgtctttgttctctccactttagccctgatgcctttgaggcttttaacagacacagctactgaaagagcgtACAAGCGACAGAGACAAAAaacactagatgccatcctgacaggatgtaaacatgccgacgcttgtcatgacgctgCAGCGACTCAAGGAGTTAGGTTAGACAAAGGTAccgcatttggtttaagcctacacttACCTATCAGCTCTGTCAGTAGcggtggtctactaaaagcctcaaaggcatcagggctaaagtgaaCAAGATGCAGGTCTTTAGgatgttttatttgtccacaggcatcttcctaTTCTTCTCTcatcttcttatcgctaggaaatcAGTGAAGACTTGCATTGCTTCttttgttgcccttcgactgaaagtTACAACTAAAAgtcgcacaatgtggcatcgtatcagtattttattttacaagctGTGTgttctgagttgtgttgtggtaaaaatagcaacaggtagcaccagtagctcagagattttcttacactcttaaaaataaaggtgattccatagaagaacttttttttgttaaagtggttccaaaaagaacctttaacatctgaagaacctttctgtttcacaaatttcttcagattataaaaaggtaagaaagagatggttctttaaagaacctttgactgaatggttctttgtggaaccaaaaatggttcttctatggcatcgctgtgaagaaccttttaaagcacgttttttttaaagaatgtactatagggagatgagagagtctgtattacttactattggagaaagtgtAATGGCTAACGTGGATGACATGTTCATTAATAACCAAATCAAATTACAGCCTTGACGTCATTGAGTGCGACACTCAATCATCGTTTACGAATACCATAGGAACGAATGAGAAGTGCCGTAAGTTGAATCCCATCTGTCGCAGAAAGTCAGTGACATCttttataaaacaacatttttttcatggtaaactctaaaaattgTTCAaaccaaaagtattgtttagtgttaAACATGCTGAAGATTAGCAGACAGGCTGTCGTCAGCTTTAGCCATTACACTTTTTtggctaatggttgcaggcttgcaTTCTAGTGGCTTTGCCAAGTGCAGccatttcacatcatcgaaataatggtgccccccatagttcaaaatatatacaaaaatgtatggatttttaaaataacgtaaatctttcctGGGTTTtatactacatatttcagtaagatacatcatttatgttatattaagccatacaagtcttaatacccagggtccTTTTTGATGTTACCCTCCACCAAAGGACTACAAAATTGGCCATGTAACACCAACAAAGCAAGACAGAATAGGTTATCATAATTATCATAACCAAATGCCAAATAAGATTTGAAAACTACAGCAGTGGGAAAGAGTTTCAAGGAATAACGACTTCAGAAGATGAATTCAGAAGATCTGGAATGTATTTTACTAGTCATGTGGAAAAAATTTAATAGTGCATATTTcgtaatttttctttttacttttatcaTATAGAAGAGTGGCCAGAATACTCTTCAGAAGGCAaacaacattagggtgagtaacagacagaatttaattattacttatttgtTACTATTTAACTAGTATCAGTAAAATTCTCAATTGTGTACCCCATGCCATCCTTGTACTTCTGAATGAGCTGTTGCTTCTCCTCTTTGTCCTCCACCCAGTATTCGCTTGGTATGACAAAGTTCGATGTGATTCGACACTCGGGACAGGACCTGAATAGAAACACATTATTTTGTCAACAAAACTAtggtttttcctttttaaaccAGCACTGATCTTTAAAAGAAGAGGTGGACAACTACAATTAGCGATAATAGTCCGAGGCCAAcgattataatatttaaaatgattaaagatCAATTCCCCAGAATCCCATTCAGCTTAATACACGTTTAATTATCTTAAAGACGGTCTTACTTTATGATCTTGCTCTCGAACTGCTTGGCACTCCGCCATTTCCTGATGCACTTGAGGCAGTAGCAGTGGCTGCAGTTGGAGAGGATGCCGAAACGACGTTCACTGGGGTTGGTTTTCTCAAACACCACCTCCATGCACACGCCACACATCATGTCTTTACTACGCTGGATGGCAAACGAGATTTCCATGTCCTTCTCGTGAGCCTCAATGCAGGCCTGCCGTTAACAAACAATGAGATGTTGCTTTAGAAAACGTAGAGCCTGAGAACAGGATGTCTGTACTCTCACCCTAACACTACTCACCCTGATGTGTTGCGAGCGCTGAGAGGTGTCGGAAGGGTGGAGGACCTGTAGGCCGCACATGTCGCAAACATCACCATGGAGGTAGGCGCAGTTGAGGCCATAGCGACATTCGCCAACGGCGGCGTACGGGCAAAGCTGTTTCTTCATTTCTTTGTTAGCTAGTTCTTTCTCGTACTCCTCTTCGATGAGAGGTCCAGGCCCCTCCAACGGCACTGGGTCAGCTTCAGGGAAACAAAAAGGAAAGATTTTAAGGTTTAGAGACCAAGATAGGAAAGCAACAAAGTTATTGTGGTGTGAGCtgaaaggagaagttcacttccaagtgaatctttgtcatccaagatgttcatgtctttctttctttagttgtaaagaaattatgagtacattcctgaaatgttttatttaagaaacataagttctttacaactgaagaaagacatgaacatcttggatgacaaaggggtgagtaaattatctgtaaatgtttgttctggaagtgaacaacttCTTGAAGAAAACTTGTTCAATCAATGTTAGTCAGCCTAAAGATGACATCAGAAATGGTTCAAAATTCAGACCTTCAGATTCTGAAACAAAAATGACCTAAAAGAAGATTTATTGATGTAGTTGGCAGTTTCGTAATATGGTCTACCACGGTAAACGCTGGAAGAACAGCACCTGCTTTCCTGAATGTAGGAGTTTTGGCCGCCACCCAAAGCCTAGGAAAGAAACAGCACTGTTCCTTCAGCTCTTTGCTGATGAAGTCACCCTTAAAGATAAATGTAAGTGGGTCTGGGCCAGCAACACAGAACAAGAGAGCACACTGGTAGAGCACAGCCTGAGCTCTGTTGCGTGTGCAGGGTCAGTCCAAGTTTAGAGAGGGGGATGATTATTTATGCTGCATTATAAAATGGCTAGTTCTGATTGTACGGGCCGCATTTGAAGTAGTCATAAAATGACGATAAATGCACACCTGTGCCCAAACATTCTATAAGAATGTGCTGAGTTGCTACGTTGCTTGGCAACTGTAAAAATCCAACAGTTAATGGGCTACATTATGACATGGGAatgttattatagtattattaaatttattttttatatttttaaatgggcatttattcatatattttaagtttgtatgtgcctttgacattttttaataattttaaattagttttaaaaacatttattatttatttaattttacatttgtatttagctctttttttattttagttttagtaattttagttctTCCACTTAAACtccagttagttgccaaggttTCGATTTCTAATcgaatttttgtgtgtgttttatttcaggGTGATTTCAGTTTATAATTAAACACTGATGCACAGAATTCTTGTTTATAAatggaattattttttaaaaagtggtatttttttatcatcttGCAGTAATTTAACCACAGTTTTAAGGTTTAGCGATTTACCATGGTTAAGATGGCTTTACCTTGTCTGTCGGCACAGCATTCCTTGGCGTTCCtcccaaggtcatgggttcactACCCAGGGAATGCACATGCTGATAAAATGTTTAGCTTGAATGTAATCGCTTTGGACAAAAGCACTTGCCAAATGCATAAGTGTGATTGCAAAATGAATCtgtgacactttacaataaggtttaatttgttaatgcattatatattaatgaacgaacaatgagtaatacttttactgcatttattaaaggattagttcacttccagaaataaaaaaaacagtctgataatttactcacccccatgtcacattgcagagctagtgcaagatgagcatttgtggttaaaaagtatatacatttgtagtttttgctagacaagacccttattccccGCCTGGAATCAGGTACTGCACTTTgtagctgcattgaaactgcagtttggaccttcaaaccattggtttccactgaagtccattatatggagacaaatcctggaatgttttccttaaaaaaaccttaattacttttcatctgaagaaagaaagacatgaacatcttggatggcacaggggtgagtaaattatcatttttattctggaagtgaactaatcctaacattttaacaaaatgagcCTTACTGTTGTGTtactaattaattcatttaaaaaaaaaactgactctgCTTGTCAAAGAATCAGAGTAATAGAATCCAGATacattttgtcttatttattttgcaggAAGTGAAAATCAGTTCCTTTGTTTCTCATAAACAGCGATGAAAGAGCATGTCACAAAAACAGTCCCCACCACAACAGTGACAGCATTATTGTGCCAAACCAAAAGATTGATCAAACCaatagatataaaataaaagcctaaTTGTAAGAGAGCCTTCATATTGCACACCGAATGCTTGGCTTATCTGCTGACATCGTGTTTTCACAGATTGTCTTGGCAGTGACAGCTGAACATGTTTCCCTGCTACACTCACCCCTCCCACAGTAGGGCTGCCCTGGCACGAACTCGGCAGCATTGACCCAGTCCACTGCCCCCAAGCCTTGGGGCTTCTCCTGGGCGTCGGTTGTGCCACCTGGCCCATCAGACACGGGATCAGGAGTGCCAGCAAGGGGAGCAGCGGTCAGCGGCACCGACGGCTTAGAACTAGGGACTTCGTCTTGCTTGGCAGGTTTGGTATGTTCATACCTGGGGCACAAtgcaaatttaatgaaaatacaataaaatgtggaTTGATACACTAGGTGAGCCATGCAATGAAAATGCACCCCTAGGCCTACGAAGTTTATCTCTGAAATAAACGCTGCTAAATGGAAAAACTTGTTCTCTGTGgtctataaaatatatgaaatgtaattacACTTTAGTATAActatttaaaagtaacaaatttAAGTGAGTGTTGGCTGTTATTAAAACTATGTGCtctaaaaaactattttagacAGGATTTagcacattataatcattaagCGGCTGGTTGTTTTTTCTGTCTTAGGTGTCGGAGTGTTTCCCACTGGTGATATGTTTTTCTCAAGCTGATACAGTGACAAACCTAAAGAGTGTGTGTGGTTACCATGGTGAGTACATGTCTTGTTCACACTCATAATGCAGCAGTTAGCCTCTTTCAGAAGTGATTAGTTTAAATGCGTAACATTTCCGAGTGGGTTTTACAGTGCAAACGGTCTACAGTCCTAGGCATGCTAATGAAAACACAATGGCTAGACATTTCAAGGCTAAACAATGGAAGAAACCAATCTAGGTAGACAAGTTGACTAGTGTACAAAAACAAGTTTTGTAGTGTTGGGTTGCTTGCATCGCAGGGAATGCTTCAGACAACAGAATTGCTAGTAAGGAACAGCTAGTTTTCACAAGCATTGCTTGTTTAggacagtggttttcaaaccggtcctgcgAGCAGGACACTGCATTTTTTctgtgtctccctcatctatcacacctgattcaactcttCGGCTCATTAGTAGTGAcagcaagacctgaaatgggtttGTCAGATATGAGAGACCTTCGGGGGGTGCCCGCAGGacagtttgaaaaccactggttTAGGACAATAACCAATCCATCCAGGGTTATGACAaggttttaattataaatacaattaacaaatattttattatttatatatatatatatatgcctttttttaatttatttaattttaattcaatttattttcacaaaaaacagagttcatggTACAGTGTTTGTAATAAGTAATGAGTTGCTTATCTCATTATTCATAAGCAATGAGTAATATAAAATCGCATGCAAAtgatgtgtatttatt includes these proteins:
- the mkrn1 gene encoding probable E3 ubiquitin-protein ligase makorin-1, which produces MAEAAAASTAAPAVIGGWTKHVTCRYFMHGLCKEGDNCRYLHDLSSCKPTMICKFFQKGCCAFGDRCRYEHTKPAKQDEVPSSKPSVPLTAAPLAGTPDPVSDGPGGTTDAQEKPQGLGAVDWVNAAEFVPGQPYCGRADPVPLEGPGPLIEEEYEKELANKEMKKQLCPYAAVGECRYGLNCAYLHGDVCDMCGLQVLHPSDTSQRSQHIRACIEAHEKDMEISFAIQRSKDMMCGVCMEVVFEKTNPSERRFGILSNCSHCYCLKCIRKWRSAKQFESKIIKSCPECRITSNFVIPSEYWVEDKEEKQQLIQKYKDGMGSKPCRYFDEGRGTCPFGANCFYKHAFPDGRLEEPQPQRRQTGSNGRNRNSRRTPLWDLFDERENSDSFDNEDEMVTFELSEMLLMLLAAGTDDDVTDSEDEWDLFHEELDDYYELYL